In the Magnolia sinica isolate HGM2019 chromosome 15, MsV1, whole genome shotgun sequence genome, one interval contains:
- the LOC131226654 gene encoding uncharacterized protein LOC131226654 isoform X1, translating to MEEVFIDVETDGGDHVYETSLGKISSSESSSTDADPVVYKLVRVEGDGRLVPATDDEVMEVEDSLEDDKIEPPLVKDPAHTEGYISNDGFSSKTADFESLEDMPGLSKSENTEGSGRKLNARLEYIGEMLQKVKQEERLRLSCESPDHSSKYMNIDGRSSDQQEQLPSSDEKLPAENALRETILPTSRRLISDDATELASSMTCPKPTDEPISCKSVSDTGTSSIPDFSTIKGEIICLDNLSIRELHETFRATFGRETSAKDKLWLKRRIAMGLTNSCDVSTTNFIIKGKTLVPEKAKEESHCGMDGNKCSDDSQLSDQTIRGIYDDDGGPATFLTNQMEDQHVSSGKRFREPKTDSDTKSEDLHMEQSTAKRVRKPTRRYIEELSEVETRECSGRLISSVKCLEHGQSSPKSRIRLVQDVGLARTAFVTRQDSLGGCGVQIPYVSRVRRGRPRENFRALMNYHDMADNLVEKAFDVCASRQDDDGESGSKIMKHTDLPQQDLPLIVAEAEREGEAMVTCAGEQQQEHEPARLDSSGDNSDDNVATVPTSKGGTRRKHHRAWTINEVMKLVDGVSRYGAGRWSEIKRLAFASYTYRTSVDLKDKWRNLLRASFSQAPAAKGVGGSRKHASMPIPMPILIRVRELAEMHSQVTSEQSSGKLAGCSGRTVHETRDRDWKEITTGKCEAFI from the exons ATGGAAGAAGTGTTTATTGATGTGGAGACGGATGGTGGAGATCACGTTTATGAGACTTCGCTTGGAAAAATAAGCTCTTCTGAGTCTTCTTCAACTGATGCTGATCCTGTTGTTTACAAGCTCGTTCGG GTTGAAGGTGATGGAAGACTAGTGCCTGCTACAGATGATGAGGTTATGGAAGTTGAAGATTCACTTGAAGATGACAAGATAGAACCTCCTCTAGTTAAAGACCCTGCACACACCGAAGGATACATTTCAAATGATGGGTTTTCCTCCAAGACGGCTGATTTTGAGAGCTTAGAAG ATATGCCAGGGTTATCGAAATCTGAGAATACAGAAGGCAGCGGTCGGAAGTTGAACGCTAGGCTTGAG TATATTGGGGAGATGCTGCAAAAGGTTAAACAAGAAGAAAGGCTCCGATTATCATGTGAATCTCCTGATCACTCTTCCAAGTACATGAATATAGACGGCCGGTCTTCTGATCAACAAGAGCAGTTGCCATCTAGTGATGAGAAGCTCCCTGCTGAAAATGCTCTGCGGGAAACTATTCTTCCTACATCACGCAGACTAATTAGTGATGATGCTACTGAATTAGCCAGTAGCATGACATGCCCGAAACCAACAGATGAACCAATTAGTTGCAAATCGGTTTCTGACACTGGGACCAGTTCCATACCTGATTTTTCCACTATAAAAGGGGAAATCATCTGCTTGGATAATCTCTCAATAAGAGAGCTTCATGAAACTTTCAGAGCGACCTTTGGGCGAGAAACGTCTGCCAAGGACAAGCTGTGGCTTAAACGGAGAATTGCGATGGGGTTGACTAATTCTTGTGATGTTTCAACTACGAATTTTATAATCAAAGGCAAAACATTAGTCCCTGAGAAAGCCAAAGAAGAATCGCACTGTGGGATGGATGGCAATAAATGCTCAGATGATTCGCAGCTCTCCGATCAAACTATTAGAGGAATATATGATGATGACGGGGGCCCAGCAACGTTCCTGACTAACCAAATGGAAGACCAACATGTTTCATCAGGGAAGAGATTCAGAGAACCTAAAACAGATTCTGACACAAAGAGTGAAGATCTCCATATGGAGCAGTCTACAGCCAAGAGAGTAAGAAAGCCAACTAGACGGTACATCGAAGAATTATCAGAAGTTGAGACCAGAGAGTGCAGCGGGAGACTGATTTCTTCTGTTAAATGTTTGGAACATGGTCAGTCCTCTCCAAAATCACGGATCAGACTTGTCCAAGATGTTGGTTTGGCTAGAACAGCTTTTGTCACTAGGCAGGACTCTCTTGGAGGATGCGGTGTTCAAATCCCGTATGTTTCTAGGGTGCGAAGAGGGCGCCCTAGAGAAAATTTTAGGGCTCTTATG AACTACCATGACATGGCAGACAATTTGGTGGAAAAGGCCTTTGATGTTTGCGCTTCTCGAcaagatgatgatggtgaaagTGGAAGCAAAATAATGAAACATACAGACCTTCCTCAACAAGATCTGCCCTTG ATTGTTGCTGAAGCAGAAAGAGAAGGGGAGGCCATGGTAACATGTGCTGGGGAGCAGCAGCAAGAACACGAGCCTGCCCGCTTAGATTCATCTGGAGATAATTCAGATGACAATGTAGCAACTGTGCCAACATCAAAAGGTGGGACTAGAAGGAAGCATCATCGAGCTTGGACTATCAACGAGGTTATGAAACTAGTAGATGGGGTGTCTAGGTATGGAGCTGGAAGGTGGTCCGAGATCAAACGGCTCGCTTTTGCATCTTACACTTATCGCACCTCTGTTGATCTCAAG GACAAATGGAGAAACCTTCTGAGAGCTAGCTTCTCACAAGCACCTGCAGCAAAAGGG GTTGGCGGGTCCCGGAAACATGCTTCGATGCCCATCCCCATGCCGATTCTAATCCGTGTAAGAGAGCTGGCGGAAATGCACTCGCAGGTCACATCCGAGCAGAGCTCTGGCAAGTTGGCAGGCTGTAGTGGTAGAACTGTACATGAAACCAG GGACAGGGACTGGAAAGAGATTACCACTGGAAAATGTGAAGCTTTCATTTGA
- the LOC131226654 gene encoding uncharacterized protein LOC131226654 isoform X2 → MEEVFIDVETDGGDHVYETSLGKISSSESSSTDADPVVYKLVRVEGDGRLVPATDDEVMEVEDSLEDDKIEPPLVKDPAHTEGYISNDGFSSKTADFESLEGLSKSENTEGSGRKLNARLEYIGEMLQKVKQEERLRLSCESPDHSSKYMNIDGRSSDQQEQLPSSDEKLPAENALRETILPTSRRLISDDATELASSMTCPKPTDEPISCKSVSDTGTSSIPDFSTIKGEIICLDNLSIRELHETFRATFGRETSAKDKLWLKRRIAMGLTNSCDVSTTNFIIKGKTLVPEKAKEESHCGMDGNKCSDDSQLSDQTIRGIYDDDGGPATFLTNQMEDQHVSSGKRFREPKTDSDTKSEDLHMEQSTAKRVRKPTRRYIEELSEVETRECSGRLISSVKCLEHGQSSPKSRIRLVQDVGLARTAFVTRQDSLGGCGVQIPYVSRVRRGRPRENFRALMNYHDMADNLVEKAFDVCASRQDDDGESGSKIMKHTDLPQQDLPLIVAEAEREGEAMVTCAGEQQQEHEPARLDSSGDNSDDNVATVPTSKGGTRRKHHRAWTINEVMKLVDGVSRYGAGRWSEIKRLAFASYTYRTSVDLKDKWRNLLRASFSQAPAAKGVGGSRKHASMPIPMPILIRVRELAEMHSQVTSEQSSGKLAGCSGRTVHETRDRDWKEITTGKCEAFI, encoded by the exons ATGGAAGAAGTGTTTATTGATGTGGAGACGGATGGTGGAGATCACGTTTATGAGACTTCGCTTGGAAAAATAAGCTCTTCTGAGTCTTCTTCAACTGATGCTGATCCTGTTGTTTACAAGCTCGTTCGG GTTGAAGGTGATGGAAGACTAGTGCCTGCTACAGATGATGAGGTTATGGAAGTTGAAGATTCACTTGAAGATGACAAGATAGAACCTCCTCTAGTTAAAGACCCTGCACACACCGAAGGATACATTTCAAATGATGGGTTTTCCTCCAAGACGGCTGATTTTGAGAGCTTAGAAG GGTTATCGAAATCTGAGAATACAGAAGGCAGCGGTCGGAAGTTGAACGCTAGGCTTGAG TATATTGGGGAGATGCTGCAAAAGGTTAAACAAGAAGAAAGGCTCCGATTATCATGTGAATCTCCTGATCACTCTTCCAAGTACATGAATATAGACGGCCGGTCTTCTGATCAACAAGAGCAGTTGCCATCTAGTGATGAGAAGCTCCCTGCTGAAAATGCTCTGCGGGAAACTATTCTTCCTACATCACGCAGACTAATTAGTGATGATGCTACTGAATTAGCCAGTAGCATGACATGCCCGAAACCAACAGATGAACCAATTAGTTGCAAATCGGTTTCTGACACTGGGACCAGTTCCATACCTGATTTTTCCACTATAAAAGGGGAAATCATCTGCTTGGATAATCTCTCAATAAGAGAGCTTCATGAAACTTTCAGAGCGACCTTTGGGCGAGAAACGTCTGCCAAGGACAAGCTGTGGCTTAAACGGAGAATTGCGATGGGGTTGACTAATTCTTGTGATGTTTCAACTACGAATTTTATAATCAAAGGCAAAACATTAGTCCCTGAGAAAGCCAAAGAAGAATCGCACTGTGGGATGGATGGCAATAAATGCTCAGATGATTCGCAGCTCTCCGATCAAACTATTAGAGGAATATATGATGATGACGGGGGCCCAGCAACGTTCCTGACTAACCAAATGGAAGACCAACATGTTTCATCAGGGAAGAGATTCAGAGAACCTAAAACAGATTCTGACACAAAGAGTGAAGATCTCCATATGGAGCAGTCTACAGCCAAGAGAGTAAGAAAGCCAACTAGACGGTACATCGAAGAATTATCAGAAGTTGAGACCAGAGAGTGCAGCGGGAGACTGATTTCTTCTGTTAAATGTTTGGAACATGGTCAGTCCTCTCCAAAATCACGGATCAGACTTGTCCAAGATGTTGGTTTGGCTAGAACAGCTTTTGTCACTAGGCAGGACTCTCTTGGAGGATGCGGTGTTCAAATCCCGTATGTTTCTAGGGTGCGAAGAGGGCGCCCTAGAGAAAATTTTAGGGCTCTTATG AACTACCATGACATGGCAGACAATTTGGTGGAAAAGGCCTTTGATGTTTGCGCTTCTCGAcaagatgatgatggtgaaagTGGAAGCAAAATAATGAAACATACAGACCTTCCTCAACAAGATCTGCCCTTG ATTGTTGCTGAAGCAGAAAGAGAAGGGGAGGCCATGGTAACATGTGCTGGGGAGCAGCAGCAAGAACACGAGCCTGCCCGCTTAGATTCATCTGGAGATAATTCAGATGACAATGTAGCAACTGTGCCAACATCAAAAGGTGGGACTAGAAGGAAGCATCATCGAGCTTGGACTATCAACGAGGTTATGAAACTAGTAGATGGGGTGTCTAGGTATGGAGCTGGAAGGTGGTCCGAGATCAAACGGCTCGCTTTTGCATCTTACACTTATCGCACCTCTGTTGATCTCAAG GACAAATGGAGAAACCTTCTGAGAGCTAGCTTCTCACAAGCACCTGCAGCAAAAGGG GTTGGCGGGTCCCGGAAACATGCTTCGATGCCCATCCCCATGCCGATTCTAATCCGTGTAAGAGAGCTGGCGGAAATGCACTCGCAGGTCACATCCGAGCAGAGCTCTGGCAAGTTGGCAGGCTGTAGTGGTAGAACTGTACATGAAACCAG GGACAGGGACTGGAAAGAGATTACCACTGGAAAATGTGAAGCTTTCATTTGA